Proteins from a genomic interval of Arachis hypogaea cultivar Tifrunner chromosome 10, arahy.Tifrunner.gnm2.J5K5, whole genome shotgun sequence:
- the LOC112715011 gene encoding uncharacterized protein isoform X1, giving the protein MLDALLWWACLLILRCCGVTGVWSSDDSMVVVVEFLLLSPAELNQEGLTFFSKVLLQTKKKASRRNATQQHGSPRVSRTQRKVSENGQAVERKVADLITSSCRKNKSLTALENKAGESIPSTDLSNQYDFVDHGTSNAWLQNDAVNGTSVDVLGYNKQAAHVESGTIFSPGFHLSKGSGGKVVDRVDFVKIFQHEDQNRICSDQGTDLSLVDAIDDPDSRGCGTAMEVDINNSSNYDQHRCGDPMLDLSTNDVNVCNSDFDENVSLEVSAIYLAMKNSKLECNDEPGQESMSADVCPEDDEFEDFDDFDPYLFIKTLPDLSTVVPTFRRLLLPKQTRSCPPTTLVLDLDETLVHSTLEPCEDVDFTFPVNFNSEEHIVYVRCRPHLRDFLNRVSSLFEIIIFTASQSIYAEQLLNVLDPKRKIFRHRVYRESCVYVEGNYLKDLTVLGRDLARVIIIDNSPQAFGFQVDNGIPIESWFDDRSDQELLLLLPFLESLVGVDDVRPLIAKKFNLREKIAAAALPLNTNRREFLSE; this is encoded by the exons ATGCTGGATGCTTTACTATGGTGGGCTTGCTTGTTAATTTTGAGATGCTGTGGAGTAACTGGAGTATGGAGTTCTGATGATTCAAT GGTAGTAGTTGTGGAATTTCTTTTGCTTTCTCCTGCAGAACTCAACCAGGAAGGTTTGACATTCTTCTCAAAAGTATTGTTGCAAACCAAGAAAAAGGCCTCCAGACGAAATGCTACTCAACAGCACGGTAGTCCTCGAGTTTCAAGAACACAGAGGAAGGTATCTGAAAATGGGCAAGCAGTTGAAAGGAAAGTTGCTGACTTAATTACATCATCATGCAGAAAAAATAAATCTT TGACTGCACTTGAGAATAAAGCCGGAGAGTCAATTCCTTCAACAGATTTGAGTAATCAGTATGACTTTGTGGACCATGGGACTTCCAATGCTTGGTTGCAAAATGATGCTGTTAATGGTACTTCAGTAGATGTTTTG GGCTACAACAAGCAAGCTGCTCATGTGGAGTCTGGAACTATATTTTCTCCTGGATTTCACTTATCCAAAGGTTCTGGAGGAAAAGTTGTTGACAGAG ttgattttgtcaaaatttttcaGCATGAGGACCAAAATAGAATTTGTTCTGACCAAGGAACAGATTTGTCACTGGTGGATGCCATAGATGATCCTGATAGTCGAGGATGTGGCACTGCAATGGAAGTAGACATAAATAATTCATCCAACTATGACCAACACAGATGCGGTGATCCAATGCTGGATTTAAGCACAAATGATGTGAatgtttgcaattctgattttgatgaaaatgtttCCTTGGAAGTTTCTGCCATATATCTTGCCATGAAAAACTCAAAGCTGGAATGCAATGATGAACCTGGTCAGGAGTCTATGTCAGCAGATGTATGCCCGGAGGATGATGAATTTGAGGATTTTGATGACTTTGATCCTTACTTATTCATAAAGACCTTACCTGACTTGTCAACGGTCGTTCCTACCTTTAGACGATTGTTGCTACCTAAGCAGACACGGAGCTGTCCTCCTACTACTCTTGTCCTGGACTTGGATG AAACTTTGGTACATTCTACCCTTGAGCCATGTGAGGATGTCGACTTCACTTTTCCTGTTAATTTCAATTCCGAAGAGCACATTGTATACGTACGTTGCCGTCCTCACCTCAGAGATTTCCTCAACAGAGTTTCTAGCCTTTTCGAGATAATTATATTTACAGCTAGTCAAAGCATTTATGCCGAGCAACTTCTAAACGTGCTTGATCCAAAGAGGAAGATATTTCGCCACCGTGTATACCGTGAATCCTGTGTTTATGTGGAGGGTAATTACCTCAAAGATTTAACAGTGCTTGGTCGTGATTTAGCTCGTGTTATAATAATTGACAACTCCCCTCAG GCATTTGGGTTCCAGGTGGACAATGGAATACCGATCGAGAGTTGGTTTGATGATCGTTCAGATCAAGAATTGCTTTTATTACTTCCATTTTTGGAGAGCCTGGTTGGAGTTGATGATGTACGGCCATTAATCGCGAAGAAGTTCAATCTCCGGGAGAAAATTGCTGCGGCTGCCCTTCCTCTAAATACAAACAGGAGAGAGTTTTTATCGGAATGA
- the LOC140175800 gene encoding zinc finger BED domain-containing protein RICESLEEPER 2-like yields MSSSEPTSNEVPSERTPEVGGEIVESAVRSSTDSGVLTKPPPHPRSKKRKVHSTNVGANPGATPTNPSPSTVETDEEDSKDEANEGNRKPSRPRSWTWEHFTRDPKSNPSHPRAKCNWCGASYACDSHRNGTTNMRYHLLNQCKKFPRESGDPSQTILTFQQKKEGEGVFTAVTFDAEMCRNALARMIIVDELPFKFVEGEGFRFYMSIVQPRFPLPGRITVAKDCWNLYISEKNRLKTVFKQPNQSICLTTDCWTSVQNLNYMCLTAHYIDHDWKLQKRIINFCLIKNHKGETIGRKIERCLLGWGISRVFTITVDNASSNDTAISYLRTRMEDWNLHPMKGEHLHVRCCAHILNLVVNDGLKEMHESISKIRNAIRYVRASPSRMNRFKNFIKEARIQDKCTVQLDVPTRWNSTYTMLESGLKFQKAFKRLGERDTEYALMQGGIPRNIDWDNAKHFMEFLKIFHDVTKSVSGSLLVTSSQYFHEFCKILRVFKASCGSRDPLLGSMAERMKLKYDKYWGNIKNINMMIFVAVILDPRYKLKFVNFSFEKLYDKDDADFLGAKVKETFSKMFECYMNANNGGRSFTSTTMDGASDVGVPDGDMAGDFFKEVHFHEIINKNEVDLYLMDGLEKPGDQNTFDILNWWKVNSSKYPILSQIARDVLAMPVSTVASESAFSTGGRVLNNYRSSLTPKTVEALICTQNWLRASPMTTDFEELIEEFEKLELEIAPTGEDEDESGVDSD; encoded by the exons ATGTCTTCTTCGGAG ccAACAAGCAATGAGGTGCCCAGTGAGCGGACGCCTGAAGTTGGGGGTGAAATTGTTGAGTCTGCGGTACGTTCTTCAACGGACAGCGGCGTGCTTACCAAACCCCCGCCCCATCCTAGATCAAAGAAGAGGAAGGTTCATTCAACTAATGTGGGTGCAAATCCGGGAGCAACTCCAACAAATCCATCTCCAAGCACTGTGGAAACTGATGAAGAGGATAGCAAGGATGAAGCTAATGAAGGTAACAGAAAACCTTCTAGACCTAGATCTTGGACTTGGGAACACTTTACAAGGGATCCTAAGTCCAACCCATCACATCCTAGGGCTAAATGTAATTGGTGTGGTGCATCATATGCATGTGACTCTCATAGAAATGGTACAACTAATATGCGTTATCATTTGTTAAACCAATGTAAAAAATTTCCTAGGGAGTCGGGTGACCCTAGTCAAACAATCCTTACCTTCCAACAAAAAAAAGAGGGTGAAGGGGTATTTACTGCAGTTACTTTTGATGCTGAAATGTGTAGAAACGCCCTTGCTAGGATGATAATTGTTGATGAGCTACCATTCAAGTTTGTTGAGGGGGAGGGATTTAGATTCTATATGAGTATTGTGCAACCTAGATTTCCACTTCCGGGAAGGATTACTGTTGCTAAGGACTGTTGGAATCTCTATATTAGTGAGAAGAATAGGTTGAAAACTGTGTTCAAGCAACCGAATCAATCTATTTGTTTAACTACTGATTGTTGGACTTCTGTGCAAAATCTGAATTATATGTGTCTCACTGCTCATTACATTGATCATGATTGGAAATTGCAAAAGAggattattaatttttgtcttATTAAAAACCACAAGGGAGAAACAATTGGTAGAAAGATTGAGAGATGTCTTTTGGGGTGGGGGATATCTAGAGTGTTCACAATTACTGTTGATAACGCTAGTTCTAATGATACTGCAATATCTTACCTAAGAACTAGAATGGAGGATTGGAATTTACATCCTATGAAAGGAGAGCATTTGCATGTTAGGTGTTGTGCACATATTCTTAATCTTGTTGTTAATGATGGATTGAAAGAGATGCATGAATCTATTAGCAAGATAAGAAATGCTATTAGATATGTGCGTGCTTCCCCTAGTCGTATGAATAGGTTCAAAAACTTCATTAAGGAAGCTAGGATACAAGACAAGTGTACTGTCCAACTCGATGTTCCCACTAGATGGAACTCTACATACACCATGCTTGAAAGTGGTTTGAAGTTTCAAAAGGCGTTCAAGAGGCTAGGGGAGAGAGATACAGAATATGCTCTAATGCAAGGTGGTATTCCGAGGAATATTGATTGGGACAATGCAAAACACTTTAtggaattcttgaaaatttttcatgaTGTTACAAAGAGTGTGTCTGGTAGTTTGCTTGTgacttcttctcaatattttcatgagttttgtAAGATTTTGCGTGTGTTCAAAGCTTCTTGTGGTAGTCGAGATCCATTACTTGGGAGTATGGCTGAGAGGATGAAGCTTAAGTATGACAAGTACTGGGGTAACATTAAAAATATCAACATGATGATTTTTGTTGCTGTGATTCTTGATCCTAGATACAAGTTGAAGTTTGTCAACTTTAGCTTTGAAAAGCTATATGATAAGGATGATGCTGATTTTTTGGGTGCAAAAGTGAAAGAAACCTTCTCCAAGATGTTTGAATGCTATATGAATGCAAATAATGGGGGAAGATCTTTTACTTCAACAACAATGGATGGTGCATCAGATGTGGGAGTACCTGATGGCGACATGGCTGGTGATTTTTTTAAGGAGGTGCATTTTCATGAAATCATCAACAAGAATGAGGTGGATTTGTATTTGATGGATGGTTTAGAGAAGCCTGGTGATCAAAATACTTTTGACATATTGAATTGGTGGAAGGTAAATTCTAGCAAGTATCCTATCTTATCCCAAATAGCTAGAGATGTCTTAGCAATGCCGGTCTCAACTGTTGCTTCAGAATCAGCTTTTAGCACTGGTGGAAGAGTGCTTAACAACTATAGGAGTTCTTTAACTCCAAAGACAGTTGAGGCATTGATATGCACACAAAATTGGCTTCGTGCTTCTCCAATGACAACTgattttgaggagcttattgaAGAGTTTGAGAAACTTGAATTAG aaattgcACCAACCGGAGAAGATGAGGATGAGTCTGGTGTGGATTCAGATTAA
- the LOC112715013 gene encoding meiosis-specific protein ASY1 — translation MVVAQKVKEAEITEQDSLLLTRNLLRIAIFNISYIRGLFPEKYFNDKSVPALEMKIKKLMPLDAESRRLIDWMEKGVYDALQKKYLKTLLFCVCEAVDGPMIEEYAFSFSYSDSEKQEVSMNINRTGNKKQGGTFKCNSTTEITPQQMRSSACKMIRTLVQLMRTLEKMPDERTILMKLLYYDDVTPADYEPPFFRGCSEVEAYHPWVKNPLKMEVGNVNSKHFVLALKVRSVLDPCEDDNEGIQDDMITGEDSKQNNEYYDTDSEVDYAEGDRYVVAPIEKQQEKEDNSMVDEDNTQDPMEDEQQLTRVKEWINCWHLGTIDLNDVLSNFPDISMVLIEEIMDKLVQNGVLSKTGNDTYAINKDKKSEYEFIVKEEIDGQIPQGDRALQDEDHMYMRALYHALPMTYVSAPKLQTFLNGEINQTGARKIIDKMTRDGFLEPKGNKRLGKRVIHSELTERKFIEVQKVLGATDPMDVNNGEPNSKFKPAGILTNGNNYDVSTCGVLHSIGSDLTRMKVTSDTNGNDSVRSGHNILKAKEPGSTPTSRVEACSYLF, via the exons ATG GTGGTTGCACAGAAAGTGAAGGAAGCTGAAATCACCGAGCAGGATTCGCTGCTTCTG ACGAGGAACCTGCTCCGAATTGCGATATTTAACATTAGTTATATCAGAGGCCTGTTTCCTGAGAAGTACTTCAATGATAAGTCTGTTCCAGCTTTAG agatgaagatcaagaagCTTATGCCACTGGATGCAGAGTCTCGCAGACTGATCGATTGGATGGAGAAAG GTGTATACGATGCCTTACAGAAGAAATACCTGAAGACGCTTCTGTTCTGTGTGTGTGAAGCAGTAGATGGACCGATGATTGAGGAATATGCAT TTTCCTTTAGCTATTCCGATTCGGAAAAGCAAGAGGTTTCCATGAATATCAACCGCACTGGAAACAAGAAGCAGGGTGGGACCTTCAAGTGCAACTCCACGACAGAGATAACTCCCCAACAGATGAG GAGTTCTGCATGTAAAATGATTAGAACGCTAGTTCAGTTGATGAGAACTCTGGAGAAGATGCCAGATGAG CGCACCATTCTAATGAAGCTACTCTATTATGATGATGTGACG CCTGCTGATTATGAGCCTCCTTTCTTCAGAGGCTGCTCAGAAGTAGAAGCTTACCATCCCTGGGTGAAAAACCCACTGAAAATGGAAGTTGGTAATGTAAACAGCAAGCATTTTGTACTAGCTCTGAAG GTGAGGAGTGTGCTCGACCCTTGTGAAGATGATAATGAGGGCATCCAAGATGATATGATCACCGGTGAAGATTCGAAGCAAAATAATGAATATTATGATACGGACAGTGAG GTTGATTACGCTGAAGGGGATCGATATGTAGTTGCTCCAATAG AGAAGCAGCAAGAAAAGGAAGATAATTCTATGGTTGATGAAG aCAATAcccaagatcctatggaagatgAGCAACAGCTGACCCGGGTCAAGGAGTGGATCAACTGTTGGCACCTTGGCACTATTGACCTTAATGACGTTTTATCAAATTTTCCAGACATCTCAATG GTTCTAATTGAAG AGATCATGGATAAGCTTGTTCAGAATGGGGTGCTTTCAAAAACAGGAAATGACACCTACGCCATTAACAAAGACAAG aaatcagaatatgagttcatTGTCAAAGAAGAAATTGATGGCCAGATTCCTCAGGGTGACAGAGCTTTGCAGGATGAAGATCACATGTACATGAGA GCTCTTTATCATGCTCTTCCAATGACATACGTGTCAGCACCAAAGCTTCAAACATTTCTCAATGGTGAAATAAACCAGACAGGAGCACGGAAGATTATTGATAAAATGACCCGGGACGGTTTTCTTGAACCCAAAGGCAACAAGAGATTAG GAAAACGTGTGATACATTCTGAGTTGACTGAGAGGAAGTTCATTGAAGTCCAGAAAGTTCTAGGTGCTACCGACCCAATG GATGTTAATAACGGTGAACCAAATAGCAAGTTCAAACCAGCTGGAATTCTAACCAATG GGAACAACTACGATGTGTCTACATGTGGTGTTCTGCACTCCATTGGATCAGATTTAACAAGAATGAAAGTGACATCCGATACAAATGGCAATGACTCAGTGAGGAGTGGACACAATATCTTAAAGGCCAAAGAGCCTGGAAGCACACCCACAAGCAGGGTTGAGGCAtgttcatatcttttttaa
- the LOC112715011 gene encoding uncharacterized protein isoform X2 → MEVDINNSSNYDQHRCGDPMLDLSTNDVNVCNSDFDENVSLEVSAIYLAMKNSKLECNDEPGQESMSADVCPEDDEFEDFDDFDPYLFIKTLPDLSTVVPTFRRLLLPKQTRSCPPTTLVLDLDETLVHSTLEPCEDVDFTFPVNFNSEEHIVYVRCRPHLRDFLNRVSSLFEIIIFTASQSIYAEQLLNVLDPKRKIFRHRVYRESCVYVEGNYLKDLTVLGRDLARVIIIDNSPQAFGFQVDNGIPIESWFDDRSDQELLLLLPFLESLVGVDDVRPLIAKKFNLREKIAAAALPLNTNRREFLSE, encoded by the exons ATGGAAGTAGACATAAATAATTCATCCAACTATGACCAACACAGATGCGGTGATCCAATGCTGGATTTAAGCACAAATGATGTGAatgtttgcaattctgattttgatgaaaatgtttCCTTGGAAGTTTCTGCCATATATCTTGCCATGAAAAACTCAAAGCTGGAATGCAATGATGAACCTGGTCAGGAGTCTATGTCAGCAGATGTATGCCCGGAGGATGATGAATTTGAGGATTTTGATGACTTTGATCCTTACTTATTCATAAAGACCTTACCTGACTTGTCAACGGTCGTTCCTACCTTTAGACGATTGTTGCTACCTAAGCAGACACGGAGCTGTCCTCCTACTACTCTTGTCCTGGACTTGGATG AAACTTTGGTACATTCTACCCTTGAGCCATGTGAGGATGTCGACTTCACTTTTCCTGTTAATTTCAATTCCGAAGAGCACATTGTATACGTACGTTGCCGTCCTCACCTCAGAGATTTCCTCAACAGAGTTTCTAGCCTTTTCGAGATAATTATATTTACAGCTAGTCAAAGCATTTATGCCGAGCAACTTCTAAACGTGCTTGATCCAAAGAGGAAGATATTTCGCCACCGTGTATACCGTGAATCCTGTGTTTATGTGGAGGGTAATTACCTCAAAGATTTAACAGTGCTTGGTCGTGATTTAGCTCGTGTTATAATAATTGACAACTCCCCTCAG GCATTTGGGTTCCAGGTGGACAATGGAATACCGATCGAGAGTTGGTTTGATGATCGTTCAGATCAAGAATTGCTTTTATTACTTCCATTTTTGGAGAGCCTGGTTGGAGTTGATGATGTACGGCCATTAATCGCGAAGAAGTTCAATCTCCGGGAGAAAATTGCTGCGGCTGCCCTTCCTCTAAATACAAACAGGAGAGAGTTTTTATCGGAATGA